A window from Candidatus Hydrogenedentota bacterium encodes these proteins:
- the melA gene encoding alpha-galactosidase produces the protein MPKIAMIGAGSIVFCKTLMMDILATPSLANSEFRLMSRTMPKLERIKKFADKVIAENKLKASVSVTLDRREALKGADYVIAMLQVGGVDAFELDYQIPMKYGVDQCIGDTMGPGGVFRALRTIPVMLDLVRDVQELCPNAYILNYVNPMAIVCWALGTVPGAKFIGLCHGVQTTLDLISRYVGVDKKQIDYLCAGINHMAWFLKLEHQGKDLYPLFKANCEKPEYYINEKVRIETMRHFGYFMTESTGHLSEYLPWFRKNQKALDLYCDEPAFGGETGAYYKWCRLIADNLENTDMLADEPTALKPRSVEYCSYILEALETGVPFKLQGNVRNEGYIANLPHGCCVEVPVFVDKMGLHPTFVGNLPPQLAALNQSNITVQGLAVEAAMTGDPELVVAACAMDPLASAVLTLKEGRDMAAEMLEAERKWLPQFEGKTIRPTPTISTPPGTPHVDVPLDPALAVVHRFGELANKAGG, from the coding sequence CATCGTTTTCTGCAAGACGCTGATGATGGATATTCTGGCGACGCCGTCGTTGGCGAACAGCGAGTTTCGCCTGATGAGCCGCACGATGCCGAAACTCGAACGCATCAAGAAGTTCGCGGACAAGGTTATCGCCGAAAACAAACTCAAGGCGTCGGTGTCGGTCACGTTGGACCGGCGCGAGGCGCTCAAAGGCGCGGATTATGTTATCGCGATGCTGCAGGTGGGCGGGGTGGACGCCTTCGAACTCGACTACCAGATTCCGATGAAATACGGGGTGGACCAGTGCATCGGCGACACGATGGGGCCGGGAGGCGTGTTTCGGGCGCTGCGGACGATTCCCGTGATGCTGGATCTCGTCCGCGACGTCCAGGAATTGTGCCCGAACGCCTACATCCTCAATTACGTCAACCCGATGGCCATCGTATGCTGGGCATTGGGTACGGTCCCCGGCGCAAAGTTCATCGGCCTGTGCCACGGCGTACAAACCACGCTCGATCTCATCTCGCGCTATGTCGGCGTGGACAAGAAGCAGATTGACTACCTGTGCGCGGGGATCAACCACATGGCGTGGTTTCTCAAACTCGAACACCAGGGCAAGGATCTCTACCCGCTGTTCAAGGCGAATTGCGAAAAACCGGAGTACTACATCAACGAAAAGGTGCGTATCGAAACCATGCGCCACTTCGGCTATTTTATGACGGAGAGCACCGGCCATCTCTCCGAGTATTTGCCGTGGTTCCGAAAGAACCAAAAGGCGCTCGACCTGTACTGCGACGAACCGGCCTTCGGGGGCGAGACGGGCGCGTATTACAAGTGGTGCCGCCTCATCGCCGACAATCTCGAAAACACGGACATGTTGGCCGATGAACCGACCGCCCTTAAACCGCGCAGCGTCGAGTACTGCTCGTACATCCTCGAAGCCCTCGAAACCGGCGTGCCGTTCAAACTCCAGGGCAACGTCCGGAACGAAGGTTACATCGCGAACTTGCCGCATGGTTGTTGCGTCGAGGTGCCGGTGTTCGTGGACAAGATGGGATTGCACCCGACATTCGTCGGCAACCTGCCCCCGCAACTTGCCGCGCTCAATCAGAGCAACATCACCGTGCAGGGTCTCGCTGTCGAGGCTGCCATGACCGGCGATCCCGAACTCGTCGTTGCCGCCTGTGCGATGGACCCGCTCGCCTCCGCCGTGCTTACGCTGAAGGAAGGGCGCGACATGGCCGCCGAAATGCTCGAGGCCGAACGAAAATGGCTTCCGCAGTTCGAAGGCAAGACCATCCGTCCGACGCCCACAATTTCGACCCCGCCCGGCACGCCGCATGTGGACGTCCCCCTCGACCCGGCCCTCGCGGTCGTCCATCGTTTCGGCGAACTCGCGAACAAGGCGGGCGGATAA